TGGGCACTCTATTGGGCCATGGTTTTGTAGGTATTTAGGCGTGGTCACTAAGTGTAAACTAAAAGATGCAATCGGCTTACCGACATAATTTACGTCGATAAAGGTACTTGATACACGAAACCCTATGTCATAACCTTGAGCAATCAGATCAACGGGCTCATCACTTAAATCAACATCTAATTCCACTTCGGGATGCAACTCAGTAAAGGCTGCAAAAGCAAGACTCAAATCAGTTATCCCGAGCGTCATCGGCGCATTTATTTTTAAGCGCCCTTTAGGCTGACCTTGCATCTCTTGCACATAGTCATGCGCTTCTTGATCTGCACTAAGGATCTTACGGCAACGTTCTAAATATCCCAGACCAATTTCCGTTAAATGTATTTTACGCGTCGATCGTTGCAATAGACGAGCACCGACCATTTGCTCTAATTTACCAATCTCTTTACTAATAAGAGAGTTGGAATAATTCATTTCTTCAGCTGCCTGTTTAAAACTACCTGTTTCAGCAACTTTAACAAATAATGCCATTGATCTTAAAGTATCCATCATCCTCACCTATTGCTTAAATTCCAAAATGGAAACTAACTATACACGTATTCATGCTTTTTCTAGCCGATTTTAACTTGTAAGCTACATTCAAGATAAAAACAGCCAAATTCATTAACATTGAGTTGATGAATTGGAAATAAATAGACACGTTAAATAGCAACGAAATGATAGGAACACAGCATGAAAATTTTTACTAAATCTGTATTAGCAAGTTTGATCTTTGTAGCCAGCAGTCAAATGGCCATTGCAGAGAATATTCTCGTCGTCATGTCAGACAAAGATCAGTTAAAACTAAAAGGGACTGATATCTATCAAACAGGATTTTATCTCAATGAGCTAATGCAACCTGTAAAACTTTTATTG
The sequence above is a segment of the Psychromonas sp. CNPT3 genome. Coding sequences within it:
- a CDS encoding LysR family transcriptional regulator; the encoded protein is MDTLRSMALFVKVAETGSFKQAAEEMNYSNSLISKEIGKLEQMVGARLLQRSTRKIHLTEIGLGYLERCRKILSADQEAHDYVQEMQGQPKGRLKINAPMTLGITDLSLAFAAFTELHPEVELDVDLSDEPVDLIAQGYDIGFRVSSTFIDVNYVGKPIASFSLHLVTTPKYLQNHGPIECPEQLSEHNFYLYSLANSKNKLPIGGGITVKGNLKANNTIFLRDALLQGNAIGLFPSFVCAKEIKSGLLVELLVDYPLPKLNFYVLYPSRHYTPPKLAKFVEFMQAWFENKDIS